The Mus musculus strain 129X1/SvJ chromosome 1 genomic contig, GRCm38.p6 alternate locus group 129X1/SvJ 129X1/SVJ_MMCHR1_CTG1 DNA segment TCTTGCAAGAAACAACCTGGCCATCTGGCTTTCACATTCTTTCCTCTACCAATTCCTTTATGTCCCGAGCCTTGGGTGCAGAATTTGTATTATAGATGTATCGATTAGGAACGGGCACATAGTGAGTTGTCCTATTGAATTTTATCAGTTGTGGATTTATGTGATAGTTTCATCTGCTGCCAAAGTAAAAGGATGAAAGTCACTCTTATCTCTAAGCGTAAGGATGGGTATTTAGAATGAAATGGAGGTGACAATTATACTAGTTTAGCACATCAAATTAGtcgttctccttttctttcaggAGCATGACCTCATGAGGCAGTAGCTGTCTAGGTTTTCATTACTATGCATAAATTCCTTCCAATTGAAGGTTTCATAGGTCCAATAGAACAGTTGTTGGTAACCTCTAAAATACAAGGGCCACTATTGCCCCACTGGGGATATCTTTCTGTGATGgccattgttgttgttgatagGCTGGGAACGaatattatttgtatttcttctttggcAGCTTGCATACCACTTTTCCATACATTATAGAGATAATCCACAAACTCTTCAAATATTGTAACTCCAGGTATATGGATTGCAACATATAAATACCAataagaacaacaagaagaattTTACTCTTCCTGCACAGCAATCTATAACAGgcccagaaaaaaagaaacaacaattttaaatatgattgAAGATATGAAAAATATCTTTATAAGGGTCTTGAAAATACATAGAATTGAATGACATAATGAAAACAATTCAAATAGGAAAATAGAATTTAACAAAGATACAAAATCACTAAGAAAACCCAAACTTAAAttaaactggaaatgaaaaacttaGGGAGTCAAACATCTCATATGTAGGCTCTTCCAACAGattaaaagacagaagagaggatTTCAGATCTTATTGACAACTTGAAaaataatatcttttttaaatttaattttatttgcaattcatttttttacactccatattccaatcCCTGCttttccccatccaccctctgactgctccacatcccacaccttctcctCACCACACCCTGTCTCCAGACAGatgcctccaccctccaccccatctgacctctaaactccctagggcctccagttccttgagggttaggtgcatcgtcTCTGAATGAACTTAGACATGGAAGTCCTCgactctatgtgtgttgggggcctcatatcagctggtatatgctgtctgtttggtggtccagtgtttgaaagatataggggatccagattaattaagactgctggtcctcctataggatggccctttttctcagcttctttcagccttccctaattcaacaacagggaacagctgcttcagtccattggttgggtgcaaatatctgcatctgactctttcagctgcttgttggatcttttggaggGTAGTCataatagatccctttttgtgagcacttcatggcctcagtaatagtgtcaggccttgggacctacccttgacctggatcccattttgggcctgttgctggaccttcttttcctcaggctcctctccatttccatcccagtAATTCTTTCAGAGAGAAACAATTATAGGTCAGGGGAGTGACTGAAGGATagcaatcccatccctcacttgatgtcctgtctttctgctggagctgggctctataagtttcctctccctactgttgggcatttcatcaaggGTCCCTCCCagtgagtcctgaaagtctctcacctccctggtctctggtgTACTCTGAGTGattccctccaccctcccccccctccaACCTCCTAGTTCTTGAGGATGcctatttacattctttctgcaggccctcagggcttcagtcctttttcctcacccaataacagatcagcccctcccccatccactttccctcccaagtccctccctccctccctatttatgattgctttcttctctgtcccaagtgggactgaggtgtcctcagaTGGGCACTTCAGCTTATTGAACCTTTGGAATTTTgtagactgtatcttgtgtattctgtatgttttttgttttagttttggtgtgttttttggctaacatccacttattagtgacataccatgtatgtccttttccatctgagttacctcactcaggatatttttaagttccatccatttgcccgcaaaagtcaggatgtcctcattctcacTAGCTCAATAGtactacacaatggaatgctactcagctattaaaaataatatcttaATCAGAGAGAATGTTAAATGCAAAGACAAACACAACTAAAAGTTGTAATTGAAAAAGCTATCTGTAGTAAATGTCCAATACAATTATAACACACATTTCATCCCAGAAGAGCACTTACTCTCTGAACTAATGTAGTTACAGAGCAGTGTATTATATGTGTGGGGTGGAGAACATGGATTTGCAGTTGTGAGTAAGCCATGAAGGTGGAAAAGAGATCATGAATTGGATGGAAGAAGTCATAAGAGAGGGTAGAAATGGTAGGGGTGGGTGAATACATGTGATTAGAAAGCAGAAGTGGGGACAATCTTGTATAGAAAAGAGGAACCTAGCAAGTACTGGCAGTAGGGCATAAAGATGATATCAAAGAGTGAAATAATGAGagcaaattatttaaaacatatatgaAAGCTGAGGTTTGGGATCTTTGTTAGGGTATACAGAATGTAGATGGTAAAGTTATCTGAAAATATGCCATCATTTCAGTGAAATATTAGAGAGCAAAGATCTGTgaaaaaactaaaggaaaaacTGCCAGTAATCTCATGACTTTGAAATTAACTATCAAGGTATAAAGGagagcaatctttttttttcttttcttttcttttcaaacagAAGAACTCAATCAAAAAGTCTGTATCTACAGAAAGAGACATCTGTCCCAGGCAATGTCCAACCGTAACTTAAGGTCATCTACCAACTCAGAATTTTCTGAGGGTCAACATCAGACCCCTTCCAGTGATTCATCTGGCCATGGGGAGGATCAACCTCAAGCCTCTCCTGGACCTGTAAGTCAACTCAGATGCTTGCCAGGAATTCACTAAAGTCTCCCAGCCATTCCTCATCAACTATAATAATTTGCTGTTTCCATTATGAAGTCTTCAGAATGTAATCACAATGGTCATAATCTTGAAAGAGTGTCTCTAGCCTCcctctaatttatttctttaatgatttcttcaTTCACTAGGTGTGTATTTTGAAACACTGATTGCATCGGTACTTTTTGTTGCATTATACCATGACATCAGAACTCTGCATGTAGCATATCAGAGTGGAAGTTAGAACATGAGGGCCTTAGGCACATCTACTTATTTGTAGTCATAGTAATGATAGTGATATAATTAGAAACATGTATAAGCCCATGAGAGTGTAACTTGatctaatatttattttgctttggaTGACGTCAGCTttgtaaagaaaatttctaagagGATTTGCATTTAGAAGACTTGTTCCTTGATTGATCATCAATATAAAAAAACAACTAGAGATAATGAATATCACAGTTATAAGAAAGTGTTTATATACCAACAtacctttaattttaaaataaaatttaggatatttaaagatttatgtcttataaatttataaaagagTATTGAGGCAATAGATAGTATTTCAGATGTTGCAGTAGGTGGGAATGAACACAAAGACCCATAATTCAGACTTCAATAAGATGACTTCATCAAATCATTCTCCTCAAGAATCAGGGATGTGTATGGGAGACAAGgatgaaagattataagagccagcgATGGTGCATTACTCCAAAGAAACATTGTCTTTCAGATAAACAAGACTAATGCACATATAAAATAAGAGACTGTGGCAACACACATAAAACAGCACAGATTCCATGCAGATGGGAACCTGGAACCATCCAAATCCCTCAATTAAAATTCATATAATGTTTAGGGGCTACATCAGTATTTGTGATTCTTTATTAAATAATTCATTATTGATTTAATGTCTAATTACAACAAACTCAGTTCCTCTTTCATTGAATATCCTTGATATGTGTGCATTAAGGTTCATTTTGTAGTCTTCACCAGAGTCCACAAATTTATTTTCTGCAAATCATAATATTATGAAATTCGAATCTAGTCATTACTACATGTTCAATTTTATATAATTGGCACTAATAACTCAGTTGCTTTTTTTCTAATGTTATACTTCTGGTGACTGATCAAAAATTAAGTTCCAGTTGAACACTACTCATTCATAGGTGATGACTTTGTATGGCAAGCTTGACCAGACCATTAACATCCACTTGGGTCTGTGGAGACAGCAACACTATCTCCATATATTCAAAATCTATGAATATCATAGGTTTTCATTGCTTTGCATACTGTCTCATAGTTAGGTAATCTTCTCTACATTAAAATTCTCCATTGAAATCTAGTGAACTCAGACCACTATACAGAAAAGTGATTAGATCCTATTAACGTCTTTCTGGCTTTTACAAATCATTGCTTTTGAGGAAAACTCTCTATCCATGTGTAAGGACATGGCTCTAACCAAAGTTACTCTACTTGGACCTATTTAAAAAAACCACCTAATGGATTTTGTCATCATTTAATTATAGAAGATTGATAGCTTTTGTGGAGATATCTTGTGATTTGCACCTTCAGAATAATTCCCAGAGAGTACAGTGGTAACTAAAGGTCTTTAACAGTTTTATGCTATAtgataatttttcttaattttcaacttttatattctttGGCCATAGAGTAAAGGTTATATttgcattcattttatttttttaagtacttCATTAAATTGTCCTCAAAAGGGTATGCTGTTTTTATGCTcaacatttgtgtttgtgtgtgtgtgtgtgtgtctgtgtatgagtgattgagtgtgtttgtgtgtgttagaaGATAACTCAGATTTTCACTGAAAATGTTCAAATATCAGTGGGTGAAGCCCATTCCTTTAATTCATTGGCCTTTtgtccaacttaaaaaaaatcctgtttaGCTTATCTTTAGttttacaaatacataaaaattgttgGAAACAATGTTGAGATTGAGATTTGTCTTATGTAAAGGTTAATTTGTATTTGCTGCTAAACTTATATGTTTATATCCCTGTATTTTTTCAATGCAGAACAAAAAGTCACACACCCCAAAAAAGAACATTAGCAAAGGTGCTGTTCTTCATGAGAAACCCATGACAGTGATGGTACTCACTGCAACAGAACCATTTAATTATAAAGAGGGAAAAGAGAACATGTTTCATGCTACAGTGGCTACAGAGAGCCAATATTACCGTGTGAAAGTTTTCAACATGGACTTGAAAGAGAAGTtcacagaaaataaatttattaccATTTCCAAATACTTCAACAGCAGTGGCATCCTAGAGATCAATGAAACTGCCACTGTGTCAGAGGCTGCTCCTAACCAAATGTTTGAAGTGCCCAAAAATATTATCAGAAGTGCAAAAGAAACTCTTAAGATCTCTAAAATTAAAGAACTTGATTCTGGAACACTGATTTATGGTGTGTTTGCAGTAGAGAAGGTAATGTGTGAaaactttttaaactttttttccaCTGACATCTGAAATCAAATACGGTAAATTTCCACTTAGTGCTTAATGATAGTATTGTAACAAAACATTCTATCTTGGctggggataaaatttgaaataatcaAATGGATTGGTAATAAGAGTGGGCCAGCTTTTAACAGTCTACTTCCTAAGATATCGCTGAgagttctttaaaaatgttttaccaAGATACACTATTTTACTCATTACAAATATCTATTGTACTTGTAATACAATACAAGCTACAGTGAACAAGAAAGTCACAGGGCACAGGTTGGTAATGCTAACAGATTCTATTTTAGCCTCTACTGCAACTATACAACACCCATTTCTTTCTCTAGACTATGTTTCAAAAGATTACCTGAAAGAGGGTGAATTTTTATTGTAACATTTTTGTTTTGGAATCATAAGTAGATTAGATGGCATCCCCATTAACTTAAAACCATTCAATAGAATGAATCAAATATCTCTACACATAGTAGGTTTAATCATTTAGTGTTGATTCATATCTTTTTCTATTAACTAAGTATTTCTGAATAGCTTAGCAAATGATAAGTATTATAGGAAATGAAGTTTTAAAGGTAATTAAATCAGGTATTCTAGATTCCCTAGTTTTCTACATTTAATAGATATATACAGACATCTCAGTGATGTATCTATGGCTAAATGCCGAGTATTAGAATTCAGATAAAAAATTGACAATGTTGGTGAGGTCAACAAATGTTTTATAAACTTGGCAGGTTTAAGCCTCtttagtctgtctttttttttttttaaaaacccctgTTTTACAAAATTCATTGCTTTATAGAGTACCCTTTACAGACTATGCATATGAACATAGATGAAAAGTTTATGAGCAATAGCTTGAGTAATGTCCAATAAAGTATAAATCGGGGACATTGGCTTTCCTGGACATGATACTGTAGAGAGGTAGGAAGAGGGTCTAAGTAAGTTACTGTAATCTTAACCTGTTTTGAAGATTCCCTGTAACCTACTGAATGAATGAACATAAGGAACAAATGCCCATTCATCTCTTTACAAGCAGAAGATAGGAAGATAGCTGCCAAAGTTCTGATTCCAGTGATCTCAGGCAATTTACTGAGAACCCAGGCTGTTAAAGAATAGGAAGCAGTAGAAAACAGGAATAACATTTATTGTCCGAGCACTTCCAGGAAGAAATGTCCAAATCAAGGAAGCAAATCATTATAGTTGTAGAGAAATGGCAGGAGGAGACTGCTCCCAGCTTGCTAGCTGGTAGGAAAATTAGAATCATTGTCATTCTCAGCAGACTAAGACCCAGTGGCATACTTTCTCAAGCACCGAATCCTGCTGTTCTGCCAAGTAAGCTGTAATCCTGAGGAAGTGACCTAGATGTTCCTTCTCTCATGAGAAAGTAACTTTGTTCGTAGTTTAATTATACATCACATCTCAGAGTTGGAATGCAGACAGATTTCTCAGACTGCAGGGAGGTCTGAGTCACTTGGAACCAAGAAAAGCTATTGCTAGGGAAAGTGCACCTGTTAGAAAACTGGAAATTGGGAAAATCTTTCTTCTGCTTGGCCTTTAAAAGAAGTTGAATAAAATGTGTATTGGTTGATTTGACTGCATACCAGTTATGTCTTCATTAATGATGCTCTACCCTTGGGACCAAAACACACTAGACATTGACAACAGTAATAGAAAATTCCTTGGGAAGATTTCACTGATTGCCTATGTCTATAACAGGTTTCATATTTtactatgatttttttctaataaattaTCTTTTTGAATGTATAATGTTGAATGTGGATGACATAACTTTCAGAGAATGCATGTTAATTTTACTTTTGCAGAAAAAAGTGAATGATAAAAGTATAACcttcaaaataaaagataatgAAGATAATATAAAAGTGGTGTGGGATAAAGAACAGCACAATATCAACTATGAGAAAGGAGATAAACTCCAACTCTTCTCCTTTCACCTGAGAAAAGGAAATGGGAAACCAATattacactctggaaatcacagTTTCATCAAGGTAGGAAGTAGACAGAGAAGGGATTTGCCAAAGAGGAAATTGACTTTTGCTTTAAGACTCTGAACTTGaggttttcaatatttttcatAGACAATTCTGTACCTGGAGGAAGGAATTCAGATGATGCCCTTAGGAAAAAGTTTTGTGATTCCAGTCTTTAAAATGCCCTGACTGGGTTAATGAAGTAGTTCATTGTAACAGTACCTGATCATAAGATATCATACAATTATCTGTACCCACAAAAATATCAATACAAACTCGTTGTTTACTATGTGATTTTCGTACCAGCTAAATTACTGCCTACATGTCTATTTCTTCCATTGCCTAGGTGATAGCACATCAGTCACTGTTTacactttctccattttattcaatATAAGTTTTCCTTACCTGACTTAACTCTGGCtggtttttttgtatatattctttGTAGGGAGAAAAGCTACTAAAAGAATCTTTTGAAGGGGATGGTTACCACAAAGGTCCCAAACAAGTGGTGGCATTGAAAGCAACAAAACTATTTACTTATGAtagtataaaaagtaaaaagatgtTCCATGCCACAGTGGCTACTGATACAGAATTCTTCAGAGTGATGGTGTTCGAGGAAAACCTAGAGAAAAAGTTTATCCCGGGAAACACCATTGCTTTATCAGATTATTTTGGTATGTATGGGTCTCTGGCAATACATGAATATTCCAGCGTGTCTGAGGTGAAGAGCCAAAATAAGGAAGACTCAAGTTCATCAGATGAAAGACCCATAGAACATCTTAAAATTTGTGATCTTCACTTGCAAACAGAAGAAAGGCTGTTTGATGGAGAGTTTAAAGTATACAGGGTAAGctattttgtaaatttattttgtaCCTATTCTTCCTGAAACTCATTATACATCTAAAC contains these protein-coding regions:
- the Ifi202b gene encoding interferon-activable protein 202 (The RefSeq protein has 8 substitutions compared to this genomic sequence), yielding MSNRNLRSSTNSEFSEGQHQTPSSDSSGHGEDQPQASPGPNKKSHTPKKNISKGAVLHEKPMTVMVLTATEPFNYKEGKENMFHATVATESQYYRVKVFNMDLKEKFTENKFITISKYFNSSGILEINETATVSEAAPNQIIEVPKNIIRSAKETLKISKIKELDSGTLIYGVFAVEKKKVNDKSITFKIKDNEDNIKVVWDKKQHNINYEKGDKLQLFSFHLRKGNGKPILHSGNHSFIKGEKLLKESFEGDGYHKGPKQVVALKATKLFTYDSIKSKKMFHATVATDTEFFRVMVFEENLEKKFIPGNTIALSDYFGMYGSLAIHEYSSVSEVKSQNKEDSSSSDERLIEHLKICDLHLQTKERLVDGEFKVYRKSTGNNCICYGIWDDTGAMKVVVSGQLTSVNCEIGNTIRLVCFELTSNADEWFLRSTRYSYMEVIMPEK